A window of Rhodococcus sp. SGAir0479 contains these coding sequences:
- the glgP gene encoding alpha-glucan family phosphorylase: MKALRRFTVRAHLPERLAALGPLSTNLRWSWHPPTQDLFASIDPELWARLRHDPVRMLGEVDPYRLDDLAVDSTFLADLDRAAADLDDYLTRPRWYQHQLGKGAELATGVAYFSMEFGVTEVLPNYSGGLGILAGDHLKAASDLGLPLIGVGLLYRSGYFRQSLTADGWQAEHYPAHDPQGLPLRLLTESGTDGVRGAPVLVHVAMPGGRVLRARVWIAQVGRVPLLLLDSDIAENDPELRAVTDRLYGGDQDHRIKQEILAGVGGVRAVRAYTRAHGLPDPEVFHMNEGHAGFLGLERIRELVTGSGLDFDAALAAVRAGTVFTTHTPVPAGIDRFPADLVRRYFGGSEGERESTLLPGLAVDRVLGLGAENDPGVFNMAHMGLRLGQRANGVSKLHGEVSREMFESLWPGFDAAEVPIGSVTNGVHAPTWAAREWMDLGRRLVGPDMLEEARGWERLREADPAELWSTRSVLRARLVDEVRRRVRASWLERGATEAELGWTAQVFDPNVLTVGFARRVPTYKRLTLMLRDPERLRALLLDEHRPVQLVVAGKSHPADEGGKALIQQVVRFADQHDVRHRIVFLPDYDMSMARYLYWGCDVWLNNPLRPLEACGTSGMKSALNGGLNLSIRDGWWDEMFDGGNGWAIPTADGVADEVRRDDLEATALYELLERSVLPRFYDRDDTGLPTRWIEMVRHTLQSLGPKVLASRMVRDYAVEYYAPAAVASRNVLPDNFSGAREIAGYRRRVETAWPGVQVAQVDSAGLPDDPEIGADLSLRAFVRLGGLSPQDVVVQAVLGRVGANEDLTDVTTVPMAHTGTDGLGEVFEAITPLPVSGSVGYTVRVLPHHRLLATDAELGLVAAPYV, from the coding sequence GTGAAAGCCCTGCGTCGGTTCACCGTCCGAGCCCATCTGCCCGAGCGCCTCGCGGCGCTGGGGCCGCTGTCGACCAACCTGCGGTGGTCGTGGCATCCGCCGACCCAGGACCTCTTCGCGTCGATCGATCCGGAGCTGTGGGCGCGGTTGCGCCACGATCCGGTCCGGATGCTCGGCGAGGTAGACCCGTACCGGCTCGACGATCTCGCGGTCGATTCCACCTTCCTGGCGGATCTGGACCGCGCCGCCGCGGACCTCGACGACTACCTGACCCGCCCGCGGTGGTATCAGCATCAACTCGGCAAGGGCGCCGAGCTGGCGACCGGCGTCGCGTACTTCTCCATGGAGTTCGGCGTCACCGAGGTGTTGCCGAACTACTCCGGCGGGCTCGGCATCCTGGCCGGCGACCACCTGAAGGCGGCGTCGGATCTGGGGCTCCCGCTCATCGGCGTCGGGCTGCTCTACCGGTCGGGATACTTCCGGCAGTCGCTCACCGCCGACGGCTGGCAGGCCGAGCACTATCCCGCGCACGACCCCCAGGGCCTACCGCTGCGCCTGCTCACCGAGAGCGGGACCGACGGCGTCCGCGGCGCCCCCGTGCTGGTCCACGTCGCGATGCCGGGCGGTCGGGTGTTGCGTGCGCGGGTGTGGATCGCGCAGGTGGGCCGGGTGCCGCTGTTGCTGCTGGACTCCGACATCGCCGAGAACGACCCGGAGCTGCGGGCGGTCACCGACCGGCTGTACGGCGGCGATCAGGACCACCGCATCAAGCAGGAGATCCTGGCCGGGGTCGGGGGTGTCCGGGCGGTCCGCGCCTACACCCGCGCGCACGGTCTGCCCGATCCCGAGGTGTTCCACATGAACGAGGGGCACGCCGGATTCCTGGGTCTCGAACGCATCCGCGAACTGGTCACCGGTTCCGGTCTCGACTTCGACGCTGCCCTCGCCGCGGTCCGTGCGGGCACCGTCTTCACCACCCACACTCCGGTCCCGGCGGGCATCGACCGGTTCCCGGCGGATCTGGTGCGCCGCTACTTCGGTGGCAGTGAGGGCGAACGCGAGTCGACGCTGTTGCCCGGGCTGGCGGTCGACCGCGTCCTCGGGCTCGGCGCCGAGAACGATCCCGGCGTGTTCAACATGGCGCACATGGGGCTGCGCCTGGGCCAGCGCGCCAACGGCGTCTCGAAACTGCACGGCGAGGTCAGCCGGGAGATGTTCGAGTCGCTGTGGCCGGGGTTCGACGCCGCGGAGGTGCCGATCGGATCGGTGACCAACGGGGTCCACGCCCCGACCTGGGCGGCTCGGGAGTGGATGGATCTGGGCCGGCGCCTGGTGGGTCCCGACATGCTGGAGGAGGCCCGCGGCTGGGAACGGTTGCGCGAGGCCGATCCGGCCGAGCTGTGGTCCACCCGCAGCGTGCTGCGGGCGCGGCTGGTGGACGAGGTGCGCCGACGGGTCCGCGCGTCGTGGCTCGAGCGCGGCGCCACCGAGGCCGAGCTCGGCTGGACCGCGCAGGTGTTCGACCCGAACGTGCTGACCGTGGGCTTCGCGCGCCGCGTCCCCACCTACAAGCGCCTGACGCTGATGCTGCGCGATCCGGAACGGTTGCGGGCGCTGCTGCTCGACGAGCATCGCCCCGTGCAGCTGGTTGTCGCCGGTAAGAGCCACCCCGCCGACGAGGGCGGCAAGGCCCTCATCCAGCAGGTGGTGCGGTTCGCCGACCAGCACGACGTCCGGCACCGCATCGTGTTCCTGCCCGACTACGACATGTCGATGGCCCGTTACCTGTACTGGGGCTGCGACGTGTGGCTCAACAACCCGCTGCGGCCGCTCGAGGCGTGCGGGACGTCGGGCATGAAGTCGGCGCTCAACGGCGGCCTCAACCTGTCCATCCGCGACGGCTGGTGGGACGAGATGTTCGACGGCGGGAACGGGTGGGCGATCCCGACCGCCGACGGCGTCGCCGACGAGGTCCGGCGGGACGACCTCGAGGCCACGGCGCTGTACGAACTGCTCGAACGGTCGGTGCTGCCCCGGTTCTACGACCGCGACGACACCGGGCTGCCGACCCGCTGGATCGAGATGGTGCGGCACACCCTGCAGAGCCTCGGACCGAAGGTGCTGGCGTCGCGCATGGTCCGCGACTACGCGGTCGAGTACTACGCGCCCGCCGCGGTCGCGTCCCGGAACGTGCTGCCCGACAACTTCTCCGGCGCCCGGGAGATCGCCGGGTACCGACGCCGGGTCGAGACCGCCTGGCCGGGGGTGCAGGTGGCGCAGGTCGACAGCGCGGGCCTGCCCGACGACCCGGAGATCGGCGCCGACCTCTCGCTGCGTGCGTTCGTCCGCCTCGGCGGCCTGTCGCCGCAGGATGTGGTCGTGCAGGCAGTGCTGGGACGGGTCGGTGCGAACGAGGACCTCACCGACGTCACGACCGTGCCGATGGCGCACACCGGGACCGACGGACTCGGCGAGGTGTTCGAGGCGATCACGCCGCTGCCGGTGTCGGGGTCGGTGGGCTACACGGTCCGGGTCCTGCCGCATCACCGACTGCTCGCCACCGACGCCGAGTTGGGACTGGTAGCCGCGCCGTACGTGTGA
- the gabT gene encoding 4-aminobutyrate--2-oxoglutarate transaminase — MPDIDYRLSQQLLLRTDLPGPRSRDLAARRRAAVGACVASVVPVYAADADGGVIVDVDGNSLVDLGSGIAVTGVGASNPVVAAAVREQATRFTHTCFMVTPYEEYVAVAERLVALTPGDHDKRAVLFNSGAEAVENAVKIARHATGRNAVVAFDHAYHGRTNLTMALTAKNVPYKDGFGPFVPEVYRMPMSYPFREPPAPDGTTVTGAQAAARAIDLMDKQIGVRRIAALVLEPIQGEGGFIVPAPGFVPTLAGWARAHGIVFVADEVQTGLARTGAWFACEHEGVVPDLTTIAKGIASGLPLSAVVGRADLIDEVHTGGLGGTYGGNPVACAAALATLDQMRDLELCDRARRIEELARPRLQALADDVGIVGEVRGRGAMLALEFVRPGTREPNPEATREIAARALEHGVVVLTCGTYGNVIRLLPPLVIPDELLSAGLEVLENAIRAT; from the coding sequence GTGCCCGATATCGACTACCGGCTTTCCCAGCAACTGCTGCTGCGTACCGATCTGCCCGGGCCGCGCTCGCGCGACCTCGCCGCCCGCCGCCGCGCGGCCGTCGGCGCGTGCGTCGCCTCGGTGGTCCCCGTGTACGCGGCGGATGCCGACGGCGGCGTCATCGTCGACGTGGACGGCAACTCGCTCGTCGATCTGGGCTCGGGCATCGCGGTGACCGGGGTGGGCGCATCCAACCCCGTCGTGGCCGCCGCCGTGCGGGAGCAGGCGACGCGGTTCACACACACCTGCTTCATGGTCACGCCGTACGAGGAGTACGTCGCGGTCGCCGAGCGCCTGGTCGCGCTCACGCCCGGCGACCACGACAAACGGGCGGTGCTGTTCAACTCGGGCGCCGAGGCCGTCGAGAACGCCGTGAAGATTGCTCGGCACGCCACCGGACGCAACGCCGTCGTCGCGTTCGACCACGCGTACCACGGACGGACCAACCTCACGATGGCGCTGACCGCGAAGAACGTGCCGTACAAGGACGGTTTCGGCCCGTTCGTGCCCGAGGTGTACCGGATGCCGATGTCGTATCCGTTCCGGGAGCCGCCCGCCCCCGACGGGACGACGGTGACCGGGGCGCAGGCCGCCGCCCGCGCGATCGATCTGATGGACAAGCAGATCGGCGTCCGCCGGATCGCGGCGCTGGTCCTCGAACCGATCCAGGGTGAGGGCGGATTCATCGTGCCCGCACCAGGTTTCGTCCCGACGCTCGCCGGGTGGGCCCGCGCCCACGGAATCGTCTTCGTCGCCGACGAGGTACAGACGGGACTGGCCCGCACCGGCGCGTGGTTCGCGTGCGAGCACGAGGGTGTGGTCCCTGACCTCACCACGATCGCGAAGGGCATCGCGTCGGGCCTGCCCCTGTCGGCGGTCGTCGGCCGCGCCGACCTGATCGACGAGGTGCACACCGGTGGTCTCGGCGGCACGTACGGCGGCAACCCGGTCGCGTGTGCTGCGGCGCTCGCGACGCTGGACCAGATGCGGGATCTCGAACTGTGCGACCGAGCCCGTCGCATCGAGGAGCTCGCCCGGCCGCGCCTGCAGGCGCTCGCCGACGACGTCGGCATCGTCGGTGAGGTCCGCGGCCGCGGCGCGATGCTGGCGCTCGAGTTCGTCCGGCCCGGCACACGCGAGCCGAATCCGGAAGCCACCAGGGAAATCGCGGCCCGCGCCCTCGAACACGGCGTCGTGGTGCTCACGTGCGGTACCTACGGCAACGTGATCCGACTTTTGCCGCCGCTGGTGATTCCCGATGAACTTCTGTCAGCTGGGCTCGAAGTCCTCGAGAACGCGATCCGCGCGACCTGA
- a CDS encoding ABC transporter permease produces MAGTWTLTRLALRIDRIRLPAWVFAVGGATVLLASSYRNLYPTPEARQARAALIESPAATALAGPGYGLSDYTLGAMVANEIAGMTMIAVALMSVLLVTLHLRTEEETGRAEMLRSGVVGRFAPITSGLAVVLLANVAIGAILGLGLTAVGLPALGSWNLAAAVCMVGLVFGATSALFSQITEHARTASGFGSVAVALAYLLRAIGDVRAKEDGSLWSWLSPIGWGQATRAYVDERWWPLLLGAVTVLVGVVAAYLVVGRRDVGAGLVAPRGGPPRAGAALRGIAALTMRMQRNQILAWAVGVAALAFPTGALGRQVADFVDQDPRLAGLLPGGEGNAAQGAFALYLVFLTIMACMYALTAVQSMRGEESAGRAEDVLSTPVSRLRWLGAQLAVVTAATVLITLAAGAAMGITAAATLHDGSMFGRLVGAAANLLPATLAVVGGTAAVYAWFPRLLAVVWVYLGYALVIGMFLEVLPDWTGWASPFHWTPNLPADEFDIVPLIVLVVLAATLYASALIGFRRRDIQS; encoded by the coding sequence CTGGCCGGCACCTGGACGCTGACGCGCCTGGCGTTGCGCATCGACCGGATCCGCCTGCCCGCGTGGGTGTTCGCGGTGGGCGGGGCCACGGTGCTGCTGGCGTCGAGCTACCGAAACCTCTATCCCACCCCCGAGGCGCGGCAGGCGCGGGCCGCTCTGATCGAGTCCCCCGCCGCCACCGCGCTGGCCGGACCGGGCTACGGGCTGTCGGACTACACCCTGGGCGCCATGGTCGCCAACGAGATCGCCGGAATGACGATGATCGCGGTCGCGCTCATGTCGGTACTGCTGGTGACGCTGCATCTGCGCACCGAGGAGGAGACCGGCCGGGCGGAGATGCTGCGCTCCGGCGTCGTGGGCCGGTTCGCCCCGATCACGTCGGGGCTGGCGGTGGTGCTGCTGGCGAACGTGGCGATCGGGGCGATCCTAGGGTTGGGTCTGACCGCCGTCGGCCTCCCGGCCCTGGGGTCGTGGAACCTCGCGGCCGCGGTGTGCATGGTGGGCCTCGTCTTCGGTGCCACGTCGGCGCTGTTCTCCCAAATCACCGAGCACGCCCGCACCGCGAGCGGATTCGGGTCGGTCGCCGTCGCGCTTGCCTACCTGCTGCGCGCGATCGGTGACGTCCGCGCCAAGGAGGACGGCAGTCTGTGGTCGTGGCTGTCCCCCATCGGCTGGGGACAGGCCACCCGTGCCTACGTCGACGAACGGTGGTGGCCGCTGCTGCTCGGCGCGGTCACGGTCCTCGTCGGGGTGGTGGCGGCGTACCTGGTGGTGGGCCGGCGGGACGTCGGCGCGGGGTTGGTGGCACCGCGCGGCGGCCCGCCCCGAGCGGGCGCCGCGCTCCGCGGGATCGCGGCGTTGACGATGCGGATGCAGCGCAACCAGATCCTCGCGTGGGCCGTCGGGGTGGCCGCACTCGCATTTCCCACCGGGGCGCTCGGCCGGCAGGTCGCCGACTTCGTCGACCAGGATCCGCGGCTGGCCGGGTTGTTGCCGGGTGGTGAGGGCAACGCGGCGCAGGGCGCGTTCGCGCTGTACCTGGTGTTCCTGACGATCATGGCGTGCATGTACGCGCTGACGGCGGTCCAGTCGATGCGGGGTGAGGAGAGCGCGGGCCGCGCCGAGGACGTGCTGTCGACCCCGGTGTCGCGGTTGCGGTGGCTCGGGGCGCAGCTGGCGGTGGTCACCGCCGCGACCGTGCTCATCACGCTGGCCGCCGGCGCCGCGATGGGAATCACCGCGGCCGCGACCCTGCACGACGGCTCGATGTTCGGTCGTCTCGTGGGCGCGGCCGCGAATCTGCTGCCGGCGACCCTGGCCGTGGTGGGCGGGACCGCCGCGGTCTACGCGTGGTTCCCACGGCTGCTCGCGGTGGTGTGGGTCTACCTCGGCTATGCGCTCGTCATCGGCATGTTCCTCGAGGTGCTGCCGGACTGGACCGGCTGGGCCTCACCGTTCCACTGGACGCCGAACCTGCCCGCCGACGAGTTCGACATCGTCCCGCTGATCGTGCTGGTCGTGCTCGCGGCCACGTTGTACGCGTCGGCCCTCATCGGCTTTCGGCGCCGCGACATCCAGTCCTGA
- a CDS encoding ABC transporter ATP-binding protein, producing the protein MDPVISVRGLTKRFGDVHALDGLDLEVGAGEVHGFLGPNGSGKSTTIRVLLGLLRADGGAVSVLGVDPWRDAVTLHRHLAYVPGDVNLWPNLTGGEAIDLLGRLRGGLDDGRRRELLDRFELDPTRKGRTYSKGNRQKVALVAALAADAQLLILDEPTSGLDPLMEAVFQQCIGEAARAGRTILLSSHILAEVESLCEVVTIIRAGRTVQSGTLAELRHLTRTTVTVTTQRSPDGFASVSGVHNVRPLDDRDHGMTFDVDTDHVDTVMSTLAGLGIRTITANPPTLEDLFLREYSDEFESLGIEHR; encoded by the coding sequence ATGGACCCGGTGATCTCGGTTCGCGGACTCACCAAGCGCTTCGGTGACGTCCACGCGCTCGACGGCCTCGATCTCGAGGTGGGGGCCGGCGAGGTGCACGGGTTCCTCGGTCCCAACGGGTCCGGGAAGTCGACCACGATCCGAGTCCTGCTGGGGCTGCTCCGTGCCGACGGGGGCGCCGTCTCGGTCCTCGGGGTCGATCCGTGGCGTGACGCGGTCACCCTGCACCGGCACCTCGCGTACGTGCCGGGGGACGTGAACCTCTGGCCCAATCTCACCGGTGGCGAGGCCATCGATCTGCTCGGTCGCCTGCGCGGTGGGCTCGACGACGGCCGCCGCCGGGAGTTGCTGGACCGCTTCGAACTCGACCCGACGCGCAAGGGCCGCACGTATTCCAAGGGCAACCGCCAGAAGGTTGCGCTGGTCGCGGCGCTGGCCGCGGACGCGCAGCTGCTGATCCTGGACGAGCCGACGTCCGGGCTGGATCCGTTGATGGAGGCGGTGTTCCAGCAGTGCATCGGTGAGGCGGCTCGGGCCGGCCGCACGATCCTGCTGTCGAGCCACATCCTCGCCGAGGTGGAGTCGCTGTGCGAGGTGGTGACGATCATCCGCGCGGGGAGGACCGTGCAGAGCGGCACGCTGGCCGAACTGCGCCACCTGACCCGGACGACGGTGACGGTGACGACGCAGCGCTCCCCCGACGGTTTCGCGTCGGTGTCGGGCGTGCACAACGTGAGGCCCCTCGACGATCGGGACCACGGGATGACCTTCGACGTCGACACCGACCACGTCGACACGGTGATGTCGACGCTCGCGGGACTGGGGATCCGTACCATCACCGCGAACCCACCGACGCTCGAGGACCTGTTCCTACGGGAGTACAGCGACGAGTTCGAGTCGCTGGGCATCGAGCACCGTTGA
- a CDS encoding ATP-dependent DNA helicase, whose product MPERELPNVPELLKVAVRSLGGRERTNQLTMASAVAHSIDTGEHLAVQAGTGTGKSLAYLVPSVRHAVESGRTVVVSTATIALQRQLVDRDMPRLADALTSALGRRPRFAILKGRSNYLCMNKIHTGMAEDDPPEAELFDAFAISRLGREVQRLTKWSSDTETGDRDDLVPGVSDQAWRQVSVSARECLGKSRCPVGEDCFAERARAEAAQVDVVVTNHAMLAIDAISGIAVLPEHDVVVIDEAHELVDRVTGVATAELSASAISAAARRAVKLVEEQDVDRLEASAEGWAELLEQLPGGRWDALPDGVGMALAAVRDAAWNVRTAIGPARPGMAASDPEAAAARNAALSVIDEIHDSAVRVLTAFDEPDPAKRKDVVWLAVEDNRGHVRRVVRMAPLSVGGLLRASLFAESTVVLTSATLTVGGSFDGLAVNWGLPPESPSRSSTATAIGKEAPSDAGALRWNSLDVGSPFDHAKAGIMYVARHLPPPGRDGLSPAFMDEIAELVTAAGGRTLGLFSSMRAAKAAAEEMRERLDVPILCQGDDATGTLVRRFAEDEPTTLFGTLSLWQGVDVPGPSLSLVILDRIPFPRPDDPLLVARQQAVESRGGNGFLSVAANHAALLLAQGVGRLLRSTDDKGVVAVLDSRLATARYGGYLRASLPPFWETADPRVVRQALERIAASRPQA is encoded by the coding sequence GTGCCCGAGCGAGAGTTGCCGAACGTCCCCGAACTCCTCAAGGTCGCGGTCCGTTCGCTCGGCGGTAGGGAACGCACCAACCAGCTGACGATGGCGTCGGCGGTGGCGCACTCGATCGACACCGGCGAACACCTGGCGGTGCAGGCCGGTACCGGCACCGGCAAGTCGCTCGCCTATCTCGTTCCGAGCGTCCGGCACGCCGTGGAGTCCGGGCGGACGGTGGTCGTTTCCACCGCGACCATCGCGCTGCAGCGCCAGCTGGTCGACCGGGACATGCCGCGCCTGGCCGACGCGCTGACGTCGGCCCTCGGTCGCCGTCCCCGGTTCGCCATCCTCAAGGGCCGCAGCAACTACCTGTGCATGAACAAGATCCACACCGGGATGGCGGAGGACGATCCGCCGGAGGCGGAGCTGTTCGACGCGTTCGCGATCTCCCGCCTCGGCCGCGAGGTGCAGCGGCTGACGAAGTGGTCCTCGGACACCGAGACCGGTGACCGCGACGATCTCGTCCCCGGCGTCAGCGACCAGGCGTGGCGCCAGGTGAGCGTGAGTGCCCGCGAATGCCTCGGCAAGTCCCGGTGCCCGGTCGGTGAGGACTGCTTCGCCGAGCGCGCCCGCGCCGAGGCCGCGCAGGTGGACGTCGTGGTCACCAACCACGCGATGCTCGCGATCGACGCGATCTCCGGCATCGCGGTGCTCCCGGAGCACGACGTCGTCGTGATCGACGAGGCGCACGAGCTGGTCGACCGGGTGACCGGCGTCGCGACGGCGGAGTTGTCGGCGTCGGCCATCAGCGCCGCGGCGCGCCGCGCCGTCAAACTCGTCGAGGAACAGGACGTCGACCGGCTCGAGGCGTCCGCGGAGGGCTGGGCGGAACTGCTCGAACAGTTGCCCGGCGGCCGGTGGGACGCGCTGCCCGACGGGGTCGGGATGGCGCTGGCCGCCGTCCGGGACGCCGCGTGGAACGTGCGCACCGCGATCGGGCCCGCTCGACCGGGCATGGCCGCGTCCGATCCGGAGGCGGCCGCCGCCCGCAACGCCGCGCTGTCGGTGATCGACGAGATCCACGACAGCGCCGTGCGGGTGCTCACCGCGTTCGACGAGCCGGACCCGGCCAAACGCAAGGACGTCGTATGGCTGGCGGTCGAGGACAACCGCGGCCACGTCCGGCGGGTGGTACGGATGGCTCCGCTCTCGGTGGGCGGGCTGCTGCGCGCGAGCCTGTTCGCCGAGTCCACGGTGGTGCTGACGTCGGCGACCCTCACGGTCGGCGGATCGTTCGACGGACTCGCGGTGAACTGGGGGTTGCCGCCGGAATCGCCGTCGCGGAGCAGTACCGCCACCGCGATCGGCAAGGAGGCCCCGTCGGACGCCGGCGCGCTGCGCTGGAACTCGCTCGACGTCGGATCACCGTTCGACCACGCGAAGGCCGGGATCATGTACGTCGCGCGGCACCTGCCGCCTCCCGGCCGTGACGGCCTGTCCCCCGCGTTCATGGACGAGATCGCCGAGCTGGTGACCGCGGCCGGTGGCCGCACGCTGGGGCTGTTCTCGTCGATGCGGGCCGCGAAGGCCGCGGCGGAGGAGATGCGCGAGCGGCTCGACGTCCCGATCCTGTGCCAGGGCGACGACGCGACCGGCACGCTGGTCAGGCGGTTCGCCGAGGACGAGCCGACCACCCTGTTCGGCACTCTGTCGCTGTGGCAGGGCGTCGACGTGCCGGGCCCGTCGCTGAGCCTGGTGATCCTCGACCGGATCCCGTTCCCGCGCCCCGACGACCCGCTGCTGGTGGCCCGCCAGCAGGCGGTGGAGTCCCGCGGCGGCAACGGGTTCCTGTCCGTCGCCGCCAATCACGCGGCGCTGCTGTTGGCGCAGGGCGTCGGCCGGCTTCTACGCAGCACGGACGACAAGGGGGTGGTCGCGGTGCTCGACTCGCGTCTGGCCACCGCTCGCTACGGCGGATACCTGCGCGCGTCGCTGCCGCCGTTCTGGGAGACCGCCGATCCCCGGGTGGTCCGTCAGGCGCTCGAGCGCATCGCGGCGTCGCGGCCGCAGGCCTGA
- a CDS encoding isochorismatase family protein — protein sequence MTKSALIVVDVQNDFCEGGSLAVAGGAAVAADIGGLYPRGDYAAIVATRDHHVDPGSHFSDSPDYVDTWPPHCVVGTPGAEFHPALDTAPIEEVFSKGRYSAAYSGFEGVSDAGESLAAWLRRHDIDTVDVVGIATDHCVRATALDAVTEGLGTRVLLPFTAGVMPATVDAALAELEAAGVELVGQVADRS from the coding sequence ATGACGAAAAGCGCCCTGATCGTGGTCGACGTCCAGAACGACTTCTGTGAGGGCGGGTCGCTCGCGGTCGCCGGCGGCGCGGCCGTGGCCGCCGACATCGGCGGTCTCTACCCGCGCGGCGACTACGCCGCGATCGTCGCCACCCGCGACCACCACGTCGACCCGGGCTCGCATTTCTCCGACAGTCCGGACTACGTCGACACGTGGCCGCCGCACTGCGTGGTCGGGACCCCCGGCGCCGAGTTCCATCCCGCCCTCGACACCGCGCCGATCGAGGAGGTGTTCTCCAAGGGGCGGTACAGCGCCGCGTACTCGGGTTTCGAGGGGGTCTCGGACGCGGGTGAGAGCCTCGCGGCGTGGCTCCGCCGCCACGACATCGACACCGTCGACGTGGTCGGGATCGCCACCGATCACTGCGTGCGGGCGACCGCGCTCGACGCCGTGACGGAGGGCTTGGGCACCCGCGTGCTGCTGCCGTTCACCGCCGGGGTGATGCCGGCCACCGTCGACGCCGCCCTCGCGGAACTCGAGGCGGCCGGCGTCGAACTCGTCGGGCAGGTCGCCGACCGGAGTTGA
- a CDS encoding nicotinate phosphoribosyltransferase, giving the protein MAPHENAHDTENAAAPAGGNSAAGASTALLTDQYELTMLEAALADGSAHRACSFEVFARRLPDGRRYGVVGGIGRIPDALTRFRFGEPELAIVARFLAPQTVEWLRNFRFSGDIDGYREGELYFPGSPILSVRGTFAECVLLETLVLSILNHDSAIASAAARMVSAADGRRLIEMGSRRAHEESAVACARAAYLAGFDATSNLEAVRRHGVPGAGTSAHAFTLLHATDGGADEQAAFRAQVAALGVGTTLLVDTYDITQGVENAVAAAGTELGGVRIDSGDLGVLARQVRDQLDRLGATGTRIVVSGDLDEYAIAALRAEPVDTYGVGTSVVTGSGAPTAGMVYKLVEVEGVAVEKRSSHKGSRGGTKRAVRLSRPSGTIVEEVTFRAGAPAPEAGEFESRELMIPLVRGGAVVESLPTLEDARALVARNLVSLPWEGLKLSHGEPAVPTRFAAAAAEPTVAVEGQS; this is encoded by the coding sequence ATCGCCCCCCACGAGAACGCCCATGACACCGAAAACGCCGCCGCCCCCGCCGGAGGGAACTCCGCCGCGGGCGCCAGTACCGCGCTGTTGACCGACCAGTACGAGCTGACGATGCTCGAGGCGGCGCTCGCCGACGGCTCCGCGCATCGGGCGTGCAGCTTCGAGGTGTTCGCCCGGCGCCTGCCCGACGGCCGCCGGTACGGCGTGGTCGGCGGCATCGGCCGGATCCCCGACGCGCTGACCCGATTCCGTTTCGGCGAGCCGGAACTCGCGATCGTCGCGCGGTTCCTGGCCCCGCAGACGGTGGAGTGGCTGCGGAACTTCCGCTTCTCCGGTGACATCGACGGGTACCGCGAGGGGGAGCTCTACTTCCCCGGCTCCCCCATCCTGTCGGTACGCGGCACGTTCGCCGAGTGTGTGCTGCTCGAGACGCTGGTGTTGTCGATCCTCAACCACGACAGCGCGATCGCGTCGGCCGCGGCCCGGATGGTCAGTGCGGCCGACGGTCGCCGGCTGATCGAGATGGGCTCGCGCCGAGCCCACGAGGAGTCGGCCGTCGCGTGCGCCCGCGCCGCCTATCTCGCGGGCTTCGACGCGACGTCGAACCTCGAGGCGGTGCGCCGGCACGGGGTGCCCGGCGCCGGCACCAGCGCGCACGCCTTCACGTTGCTGCACGCCACCGACGGCGGCGCGGACGAGCAGGCGGCGTTCCGCGCGCAGGTCGCGGCGCTGGGCGTCGGGACGACGTTGCTCGTCGACACGTACGACATCACGCAGGGTGTCGAGAACGCGGTGGCCGCCGCGGGGACCGAACTCGGTGGCGTGCGGATCGATTCGGGCGACCTGGGCGTGCTCGCACGCCAGGTTCGCGACCAACTCGATCGTCTGGGCGCGACCGGCACCCGCATCGTGGTGTCGGGTGATCTGGACGAGTACGCGATCGCCGCGTTGCGCGCGGAGCCCGTCGACACGTACGGCGTCGGCACTTCCGTCGTGACCGGCTCGGGCGCGCCGACCGCCGGCATGGTCTACAAGCTCGTCGAGGTGGAGGGGGTGGCGGTGGAGAAGCGCAGCAGCCACAAGGGGTCTCGGGGCGGGACCAAGCGCGCGGTGCGTCTGAGCCGGCCGTCGGGCACCATCGTCGAGGAGGTCACGTTCCGCGCCGGGGCGCCCGCGCCGGAAGCCGGCGAGTTCGAATCGCGGGAGCTGATGATTCCGCTGGTGCGCGGCGGCGCGGTGGTCGAGAGCCTGCCGACTCTCGAGGACGCCCGGGCGCTGGTGGCGCGCAATCTCGTGAGCCTGCCGTGGGAGGGGCTCAAGCTCTCGCACGGCGAGCCGGCCGTGCCGACCCGGTTCGCGGCCGCTGCCGCCGAGCCGACCGTCGCCGTGGAAGGACAGTCATGA
- the clpS gene encoding ATP-dependent Clp protease adapter ClpS: MAPRSTMTFPTAVPVGKMPAASPQISPAEAEIEEATEALDRPWVTVVWDDPVNLMHYVTYIFQKLFGYSKAKATDLMMQVHKEGKAVVSSGSRDKVENDVRKLHAAGLWATMQRDSS; the protein is encoded by the coding sequence ATGGCGCCGCGCTCCACGATGACTTTTCCGACCGCTGTTCCGGTAGGCAAGATGCCCGCCGCGTCGCCGCAGATCTCGCCGGCCGAGGCCGAGATCGAGGAAGCGACGGAGGCACTGGACCGGCCGTGGGTGACCGTGGTCTGGGACGATCCGGTCAACCTCATGCACTACGTGACGTACATCTTCCAGAAGCTCTTCGGCTACAGCAAAGCCAAGGCCACGGACCTGATGATGCAGGTCCACAAGGAAGGCAAGGCGGTCGTGTCCAGCGGGTCCCGCGACAAGGTCGAGAACGACGTCCGGAAACTGCATGCGGCGGGTCTGTGGGCGACAATGCAGCGCGACAGCAGCTAG